A genome region from Triticum aestivum cultivar Chinese Spring chromosome 2B, IWGSC CS RefSeq v2.1, whole genome shotgun sequence includes the following:
- the LOC123044456 gene encoding importin-5, whose translation MASAEDQAAAAALLGGDPAAFDALLSTLMSASNADRAAAEAAFHRLRGSHPEPLALRLASSLAAPATPAELRAMAAVLLRKLLSPTASSDSSSAAPPPLWPLLSPDGQAALKAHLLAALQSDPPKPIAKKVCDAISELATLLLPENTWAELLPFLFRAASTPEAPNLQESALLIFARLADYIAESLLDHLMTIHNLLASALAHPTSPDVRIAALSAAVNLVQCLPTNADRDKMQDLLPAMMRALTDCLNSSQEASAQEALELLVELAGAEPRFLRRQIADVAGAMLQIAEAAQLEDGTRHLAVEFVITLAEARERAPGMMRRLPQFVGRLFQVLMQMLLDVEDDPAWHTAETEDEDAGEGNNYGVAQECLDRLAIAIGGNAVVPIASELLPQYLSAPEWQKHHAALITLAQIAEGCAKVMLKNLEQVVSMILNGFQHPHPRVRWAAINAIGQLSTDLGPDLQVQYHQKVLPALANAMDDFQNPRVQAHAASAILNFSENCTPEILTPYLDGIVSKLLVLLQNGKQMVQEGALTALASVADSSQDHFKKYYDAVMPYLKAILMNATDKSNRMLRAKSMECISLVGMAVGKDKFRDDAKQVMEVLMALQGTPMETDDPITSYMLQAWARLCKCLGQDFLPYMHVVMPPLLQSAQLKPDVTITSAESDDEIESDDDSIETITLGDKRIGIRTSVLEEKATACNMLCCYADELKEGFFPWIDQVAPTLVPLLKFYFHEEVRRAAVAAMPELLRSAKLAVEKGQAPGRDESYVKQLSDFIIPALVEALHKEPETEMCSSMLDSLNECMQLSGCLLDENQVRAISDEIKNVIIASATRKRDRSERTKAEDFDADEGELLKEENEQEEEVFDQVGECLGTLIKTFKASFLPFFDELSVYVTPMLGKDKTAEERRIAICIFDDIAEQCRESALKYYDTYVPFLLEASNDDNSDVRQAAVYGLGVCAEFGGHTFRPLVGEALSKLNNVIRHPEAQHADNIMAYDNAVSALGKICQFHRDGIDAAQVIPAWLGCLPIKDDKIEAKVVHDQLCSMVERSDAQVLGPHSQYLPKIVSIFAEVLCNGKELATDETTTRMISVLKRFQQTLPPDFLASTFSTLQPQQQLMLQSILST comes from the exons ATGGCGTCCGCCGAAGACCAGGCCGCGGCCGCGGCGCTGCTGGGCGGCGACCCGGCGGCGTTCGACGCGCTGCTCTCCACGCTCATGTCGGCCTCCAAcgccgaccgcgccgccgccgaggccgcctTCCACCGCCTCCGCGGCTCCCACCCGGAGCCCCTCGCGCTGCGCCTCGCCTCCTCGCTCGCAGCGCCGGCCACCCCCGCCGAGCTccgcgccatggccgccgtccTGCTCCGCAAGCTCCTCTCCCCGACGGCCTCCTCCgactcctcctccgccgcgccgcccccgcTCTGGCCCCTCCTCTCCCCCGACGGCCAGGCCGCGCTCAAGGCCCACCTCCTCGCCGCGCTCCAGTCCGACCCCCCCAAGCCCATCGCCAAGAAGGTCTGCGACGCCATATCCGAGCTCGCCACGCTCCTCCTCCCGGAGAACACATGGGCCGAGCTGCTGCCGTTCCTCTTCCGCGCGGCCTCCACCCCCGAGGCGCCCAACCTGCAGGAGTCGGCGCTGCTCATCTTCGCGCGCCTCGCGGATTACATCGCCGAATCTCTTCTCGACCATTTGATGACCATCCACAACCTTCTAGCATCTGCCCTGGCGCACCCGACGTCGCCTGATGTTCGCATCGCCGCGCTGAGCGCCGCCGTTAATCTCGTTCAGTGCCTGCCCACTAACGCGGACAGAGATAAGATGCAGGACTTGCTGCCTGCGATGATGAGGGCGCTCACCGATTGCCTGAATTCGTCCCAGGAGGCATCTGCACAGGAGGCACTGGAGCTGCTTGTGGAGCTGGCTGGTGCAGAGCCAAGGTTCCTCCGGCGACAGATTGCCGATGTGGCAGGAGCGATGCTGCAAATAGCTGAAGCTGCACAGTTGGAGGATGGAACTAGGCACCTGGCTGTCGAGTTTGTGATTACTCTTGCTGAGGCCAGGGAGCGTGCACCAGGAATGATGCGCCGGCTCCCACAGTTTGTTGGCAGGCTCTTCCAAGTACTTATGCAGATGTTGCTTGATGTAGAGGACGACCCTGCCTGGCACACCGCCGAAACTGAGGATGAAGATGCAGGTGAAGGGAACAACTATGGAGTGGCGCAGGAGTGCCTTGACCGTCTTGCCATTGCCATTGGTGGGAATGCAGTTGTGCCGATTGCATCTGAGCTGCTTCCACAGTATCTTTCTGCTCCAGAGTGGCAGAAGCACCATGCTGCGCTCATCACGCTTGCACAGATTGCAGAAGGATGTGCAAAG GTTATGCTTAAAAACTTGGAGCAGGTGGTTTCGATGATACTGAATGGATTCCAACACCCTCATCCTCGTGTGCGGTGGGCTGCAATCAATGCCATTGGTCAGCTGTCTACAGATTTGGGCCCAGACTTGCAGGTTCAGTACCACCAGAAGGTGCTGCCTGCATTGGCTAACGCCATGGACGATTTTCAGAATCCACGGGTGCAG GCACATGCTGCATCTGCAATCTTGAATTTCAGTGAGAATTGCACGCCCGAAATTCTGACACCTTACCTGGATGGAATTGTGAGCAAATTACTTGTTCTTCTTCAG AATGGTAAGCAAATGGTGCAGGAGGGAGCATTGACAGCTTTAGCATCAGTAGCTGATTCATCACAG GACCACTTCAAGAAATACTATGATGCTGTTATGCCGTACCTGAAAGCTATTTTAATGAATGCAACTGACAAGTCTAACAGGATGCTCCGTGCCAAGTCCATGGAGTGTATAAGTCTTGTCGGAATGGCTGTAGGCAAGGATAAATTTAGGGATGATGCCAAGCAG GTCATGGAAGTGCTTATGGCTTTGCAAGGAACTCCAATGGAAACAGATGATCCGATAACCAGCTACATGTTGCAG GCTTGGGCCAGGCTATGCAAATGTCTTGGACAGGATTTTCTTCCATACATGCATGTTGTTATGCCACCACTGCTTCAGTCTGCTCAGCTGAAGCCTGATGTCACAATTACTTCAGCTGAATCAGATGATGAAATAGAATCAGATGATGATAG CATTGAAACAATCACACTTGGTGACAAAAGAATTGGAATTCGAACTAGTGTGCTGGAAGAGAAAGCAACAGCTTGCAACATGCTGTGTTGCTATGCTGATGAGCTCAAGGAGGGTTTCTTCCCATGGATTGATCAG GTTGCTCCTACATTGGTCCCTCTGCTTAAGTTTTACTTCCATGAGGAAGTGAGAAGAGCTGCTGTTGCAG CTATGCCTGAACTGTTACGTTCGGCAAAATTGGCTGTTGAGAAGGGGCAGGCTCCAGGACGCGATGAGTCTTACGTTAAACAATTGTCTGATTTCATAATTCCAGCTCTGGTTGAAGCGCTGCACAAG GAGCCGGAAACCGAAATGTGCTCATCCATGCTGGATTCCTTAAATGAGTGTATGCAG CTTTCTGGATGTCTTCTTGATGAGAATCAAGTAAGAGCTATTTCGGATGAGATTAAGAATGTTATTATAGCCAGTGCAACCAGGAAAAGAGACAGATCAGAGAGAACAAAAGCAGAAGATTTTGATGCTGATGAAGGAGAACTACTCAAAGAAGAAAATGAGcaggaggaggaagtgtttgatCAG GTCGGCGAGTGCCTGGGAACTTTGATTAAAACCTTTAAAGCTTCTTTCTTGCCGTTCTTTGATGAGCTATCTGTGTACGTTACACCAATGTTG GGAAAGGACAAGACAGCTGAGGAGAGAAGGATAGCTATCTGCATTTTTGACGACATTGCGGAGCAATGTCGTGAGTCGGCTCTGAA GTATTATGATACCTATGTTCCTTTTCTGTTGGAGGCATCTAACGATGATAACTCAGATGTTCGGCAG GCTGCTGTTTATGGCCTGGGCGTATGTGCTGAGTTTGGTGGCCATACTTTCCGTCCTTTAGTTGGAG AGGCCCTGTCAAAGCTGAACAATGTTATCAGACATCCAGAAGCACAACATGCAGATAATATTATGGCATATGATAATGCTGTTTCAGCACTTGGAAAAATATGTCAATTTCACCGCGATGGGATTGATGCGGCTCAG GTCATTCCAGCATGGCTTGGTTGCTTGCCTATAAAAGATGACAAGATTGAAGCAAAAGTTGTACATGATCAGCTTTGTTCAATGGTGGAGAG ATCGGACGCACAGGTTCTTGGACCTCATAGTCAGTATCTTCCTAAAATAGTTTCTATTTTTGCTGAG